One genomic region from Deltaproteobacteria bacterium encodes:
- a CDS encoding DUF2088 domain-containing protein, with product MQVTMSYGLQGLILALPDDWQVDVINKKAMPVMNDPRKAVAEALNSPVNCRPLKEEAQDKKSACILICDITRPLTNGKPRSNSNPCVKARFDSSLRDLHPKRRD from the coding sequence ATGCAAGTCACTATGAGTTACGGCCTCCAGGGGCTCATTCTGGCACTGCCCGACGATTGGCAGGTGGATGTGATCAACAAAAAGGCCATGCCAGTAATGAACGACCCCCGAAAAGCAGTGGCTGAAGCACTGAACTCCCCGGTGAACTGCCGGCCCCTCAAGGAGGAGGCTCAGGATAAGAAGAGCGCCTGCATTCTGATCTGCGATATTACGAGGCCATTGACGAATGGCAAACCGAGGAGCAACTCAAATCCATGCGTAAAGGCACGGTTCGACTCTTCACTCAGGGACTTACACCCGAAGAGGAGAGACTGA